From a single Cloacibacillus sp. genomic region:
- a CDS encoding ATP-dependent Clp protease ATP-binding subunit — protein sequence MWSNFTERGKRVFQLAHKEALRMGHDVIGTEHILLGLLYDNDGLITKLLATYNLTPEQLVKEVEHYAGAGTPRYGSVDLPMSPRAKCVMDLAMREARRMSVNYIGTEHIFLALLAEGEGMAARLLISHGIDLSECRAAVVEMLGGLSPERSQQERRQPQEPRRSRPAAQSKTPTVDQLAIDLTAMAKNGELDPVIGRSKEIQRVVQILSRRTKNNPVLIGEPGVGKTAVAEGLAQRIFSGDIPEILKDKRVMQLNVANLVAGTKYRGEFEERMRRLVLEIRESKNIILFIDEIHTIVGAGGAEGAVDAANILKPSLSRGEFQVIGATTITEYRKYIEKDAALERRFQPVSVCEPTEEETVLILKGLRDRYESHHKVVITDAAIESAASLSKRYVTERFLPDKAIDLIDEASARARINTLETPEELKALERSIDDIRMEKEAAAAAQEFEKAAMLRDEEHKAKEQSEEWRAQWTDSRNKITPEITAEDIAVVVGEMTGIPVTQLTEEESRRLLSMEDALRRRMVGQEEALHSVARAVRRARSGMKDPKRPVGSFLFLGPTGVGKTELARSLAEFLFGSEEAMIRMDMSEYMERHEAAKLIGAPPGYVGYEEGGKLTEAVRRRPYSVILFDEVEKAHPDVFNIMLQLLEDGRLTDGHGHVSDFRNCVVIMTSNVGAVENAGARALGFGGAESHEKAEAKRLRENALEAAKKAFRPEFLNRIDEILVFEPLGREELLQIVDIMLADVKKRALENKITLDVDESAKRLILDKGYDEKYGARPLRRTIQKMIEDELSNRLLDGTVVSGETISVTACDNCLNFEVIHKK from the coding sequence CCGGAACAGCTTGTAAAAGAGGTGGAGCATTACGCCGGCGCCGGTACGCCGCGTTACGGTTCGGTAGACCTCCCGATGAGCCCGCGCGCAAAATGCGTCATGGACCTTGCGATGCGCGAGGCAAGGCGCATGTCCGTCAATTACATCGGGACGGAGCACATCTTTCTTGCGCTGCTTGCAGAGGGCGAGGGAATGGCGGCGCGGCTGCTCATCTCGCACGGCATCGACCTTTCGGAATGCCGCGCGGCGGTCGTTGAGATGCTAGGCGGACTTTCTCCAGAACGCTCCCAGCAGGAGCGCAGGCAGCCTCAGGAGCCGCGCCGTTCCCGCCCCGCCGCTCAGTCAAAGACTCCTACGGTGGACCAGCTTGCGATAGATCTCACGGCGATGGCAAAAAACGGAGAGCTCGACCCGGTGATAGGCCGTTCCAAAGAGATACAGCGCGTCGTGCAGATATTGTCGAGGCGCACAAAAAACAATCCCGTCCTCATAGGAGAGCCGGGCGTCGGAAAGACGGCCGTGGCGGAGGGGCTTGCACAGAGGATATTCTCGGGCGACATCCCGGAGATACTGAAGGATAAGCGCGTCATGCAGCTCAATGTGGCAAACCTCGTGGCTGGCACAAAATACCGCGGCGAATTTGAAGAGCGTATGAGAAGGCTGGTACTTGAGATACGCGAGTCCAAAAATATAATCCTGTTCATCGACGAGATACATACTATAGTCGGCGCGGGCGGGGCAGAAGGCGCGGTAGACGCCGCGAACATCTTAAAGCCGAGCCTTTCACGCGGAGAGTTTCAGGTAATAGGCGCCACCACAATAACGGAATACAGAAAATATATAGAAAAAGACGCGGCGCTTGAACGCCGTTTCCAGCCAGTTTCAGTCTGCGAGCCGACGGAAGAGGAGACGGTCCTCATCCTCAAAGGTCTCCGCGACCGTTATGAGAGCCATCACAAGGTCGTCATAACTGACGCCGCCATCGAAAGCGCGGCGTCCCTTTCAAAACGATACGTCACGGAGCGTTTCCTCCCAGACAAGGCAATAGATCTCATTGACGAGGCCTCGGCGCGCGCGCGGATAAATACGCTTGAGACGCCGGAGGAACTAAAAGCGCTTGAACGCAGCATAGACGACATCCGCATGGAAAAAGAGGCGGCCGCCGCCGCTCAGGAATTTGAAAAAGCGGCTATGCTGCGCGACGAAGAGCACAAGGCAAAAGAACAGAGCGAAGAATGGCGCGCACAGTGGACCGATTCGCGCAATAAAATAACGCCGGAGATAACGGCGGAGGACATAGCCGTCGTCGTAGGCGAAATGACGGGCATCCCCGTGACGCAGCTGACGGAAGAAGAAAGCCGCAGGCTGCTTTCAATGGAGGATGCGCTGCGCCGCCGCATGGTCGGACAGGAAGAGGCGCTTCATTCCGTAGCGCGCGCGGTGCGCCGCGCAAGAAGCGGCATGAAAGACCCAAAACGTCCGGTAGGCAGTTTCCTGTTCCTGGGGCCAACGGGAGTCGGCAAAACGGAGCTTGCGCGGTCGCTTGCAGAATTTCTCTTTGGCAGCGAAGAGGCGATGATCCGCATGGACATGAGCGAATATATGGAACGCCACGAGGCGGCGAAGCTGATAGGCGCACCCCCAGGCTATGTGGGCTACGAAGAGGGTGGCAAGCTGACAGAGGCCGTCCGCAGAAGGCCATATTCCGTCATACTCTTCGACGAGGTAGAAAAGGCGCACCCGGACGTCTTCAACATCATGCTCCAGCTGCTTGAGGACGGGCGTCTCACCGACGGACACGGCCACGTAAGCGACTTCCGCAACTGCGTCGTCATAATGACGAGCAACGTAGGCGCCGTGGAGAACGCGGGCGCCCGCGCCTTAGGCTTCGGCGGCGCGGAGAGCCATGAGAAGGCTGAGGCCAAAAGGCTGCGGGAAAACGCGCTAGAAGCCGCGAAAAAGGCATTCAGGCCCGAGTTCCTGAACAGAATAGACGAAATACTTGTCTTTGAGCCGCTGGGACGCGAAGAGCTGCTCCAAATAGTGGACATCATGCTTGCCGACGTAAAAAAACGCGCGCTGGAAAATAAGATAACGCTTGATGTCGACGAGAGCGCAAAACGCCTCATCCTTGACAAAGGCTACGACGAAAAATATGGCGCGCGCCCACTGCGGAGGACGATACAAAAAATGATAGAGGACGAATTGTCAAACCGTCTTCTTGACGGAACTGTCGTAAGCGGAGAGACAATAAGCGTAACAGCCTGCGATAATTGCTTAAATTTCGAGGTTATCCATAAAAAATAG
- a CDS encoding peptidylprolyl isomerase yields the protein MSIRKKLVVSIAVVVSVSAFAAASFAAAPAATTAPKEAPVVIVGEATLAPNEVIAVLQNTAGGNPMLVGMMLQQSTLKERAEMAAQMADAMLFAEGAKLSGLAEREDLKFKLKWQHTQSLVEAYLQEISKKWDMGEKAMKKYYETHKTEFVQAAGTHVRHILTSTEKDAKDVLLDIAKNNDFEKTAEKYSRDTNTAARGGDLGWVEKGVLPAPLDKEIDAAKKNEIVGPVKTELGWHVLQVLDRRPSKQLTFEEAKDEIVQRLQMSYVAKELEALKKKIKVEIKEEGLSNLGGIPAATPEADKKFEKGTIN from the coding sequence ATGTCAATCAGAAAAAAACTTGTAGTAAGCATCGCAGTTGTGGTTTCGGTCTCAGCGTTCGCTGCGGCCTCGTTTGCCGCGGCTCCCGCCGCAACAACGGCCCCCAAAGAAGCGCCTGTGGTAATAGTCGGAGAGGCGACGCTCGCCCCTAACGAAGTTATCGCCGTGCTTCAGAACACCGCGGGCGGCAACCCGATGCTCGTCGGGATGATGCTCCAGCAGTCTACGCTCAAAGAACGCGCTGAAATGGCGGCCCAGATGGCTGACGCAATGCTCTTTGCAGAGGGCGCGAAATTAAGCGGACTTGCCGAAAGAGAAGATCTCAAATTCAAACTCAAATGGCAGCACACACAGTCGCTCGTCGAAGCATATCTTCAGGAGATCAGCAAAAAATGGGATATGGGCGAGAAAGCTATGAAAAAATATTACGAGACGCACAAAACTGAATTTGTGCAGGCGGCGGGGACGCACGTGCGTCATATCCTGACAAGCACTGAAAAAGACGCGAAAGATGTCCTCCTTGATATTGCGAAGAACAACGATTTTGAAAAGACGGCGGAGAAATACAGCCGCGACACCAACACAGCGGCGCGCGGCGGAGACCTTGGATGGGTCGAGAAGGGCGTACTGCCAGCGCCTCTTGACAAAGAGATCGACGCAGCCAAGAAAAACGAGATCGTAGGACCCGTCAAGACCGAACTCGGCTGGCACGTGCTCCAGGTGCTCGACCGCCGGCCCTCAAAACAGCTCACCTTCGAAGAGGCAAAGGATGAAATAGTACAGCGCCTTCAGATGAGCTATGTAGCCAAAGAACTTGAAGCCCTCAAAAAGAAAATAAAGGTCGAAATCAAAGAAGAAGGCCTCAGCAACCTCGGCGGCATTCCCGCGGCCACGCCCGAAGCCGACAAGAAATTTGAAAAAGGAACAATAAACTAA
- a CDS encoding mechanosensitive ion channel family protein yields the protein MIMSEYQRQFLEYKGEMLLELIIRNMATILLIAFILFIWYLIDKTVPHIIGHIFKVASERAKQTMHKENAIKREWFMYRISTLRQLTIQLLRVILATIMCFVILDAVGINVKPILAGIGIAGLGISLAAQNLIRDFINGILIIAEDQYNVNDWVQIGNYQGTVDHFTLRLTRLRSIDGNLIIIPNSSIQEVINYTKDWSYALINVTIPYESDYLEAKRIMMELAAETTTSGDPQIFPNPVFNGIIDYTQNGIKFRSLIKTAPGYQWTVGYKFREELRKRYDAAGIPFAYPAVNNHLGPPEDPEFIKHMAEKWKAEAQKMPPSKTAERQTGEEHV from the coding sequence ATGATAATGTCAGAATATCAAAGACAGTTTTTAGAATACAAAGGAGAGATGCTGCTTGAGCTTATTATACGCAACATGGCCACCATACTGCTCATCGCCTTCATACTCTTTATTTGGTATCTGATAGATAAAACCGTCCCGCACATCATCGGTCATATCTTCAAAGTCGCCTCCGAGCGCGCCAAACAGACCATGCACAAAGAAAACGCGATAAAACGAGAATGGTTCATGTATCGCATCTCCACACTGCGTCAGCTCACCATCCAGCTTTTGCGCGTCATATTGGCCACCATCATGTGTTTTGTGATACTGGACGCCGTTGGAATAAACGTGAAGCCCATACTGGCCGGCATCGGGATAGCAGGCCTGGGCATCTCGCTTGCCGCGCAGAACTTGATACGCGACTTCATCAACGGGATCCTAATAATCGCCGAAGACCAGTACAACGTCAACGACTGGGTGCAGATAGGGAACTACCAGGGAACCGTCGACCACTTTACGCTGCGCCTGACGCGTCTGCGCAGCATCGACGGAAACTTGATAATAATTCCCAACAGCAGCATCCAGGAGGTCATAAACTACACAAAGGACTGGTCCTACGCCCTCATAAACGTCACCATTCCTTACGAAAGCGATTACCTTGAGGCCAAACGCATCATGATGGAACTTGCCGCCGAGACGACGACGAGCGGCGACCCGCAGATATTTCCCAATCCTGTATTCAACGGAATAATTGACTACACGCAAAACGGAATAAAATTCAGGAGCCTCATAAAGACCGCCCCCGGCTATCAATGGACCGTGGGTTACAAATTTCGCGAAGAGCTGCGCAAGCGCTACGACGCAGCTGGCATTCCTTTTGCCTATCCCGCCGTCAACAACCACCTGGGGCCGCCTGAAGACCCTGAATTCATAAAACACATGGCGGAAAAATGGAAGGCCGAGGCACAGAAAATGCCGCCGTCAAAAACCGCGGAGAGACAAACCGGCGAGGAGCACGTTTAA
- a CDS encoding glycosyl hydrolase 108 family protein: MSWEKAIAFTLKWEGGYTNHPADKGGPTNRGITQATLNHAHKCGIVRHNNVKALTRDEACAIYKANYWLPYDWGRYGEPVDMILCDLTVNHGLGGTAKIAQRACVSCGSSVTIDGKWGPKTRDALYRLAWRNGLYLAKMLLIKRLNYYDRIVEANPGQKVFLSGWCNRTKALAKAACIKM, translated from the coding sequence ATGAGCTGGGAAAAAGCGATAGCCTTCACGCTGAAATGGGAAGGCGGCTACACAAATCATCCCGCCGACAAGGGCGGCCCAACCAACAGAGGAATAACACAGGCAACACTCAACCACGCTCATAAATGCGGAATCGTACGCCATAACAACGTAAAAGCGCTCACCCGCGACGAAGCTTGTGCTATATATAAAGCCAACTACTGGCTGCCATACGATTGGGGCCGCTACGGTGAGCCTGTAGATATGATACTTTGTGACCTCACGGTCAACCATGGACTCGGCGGAACGGCGAAAATAGCACAGCGAGCCTGCGTATCCTGCGGCTCATCGGTAACAATAGACGGTAAATGGGGGCCAAAGACACGAGATGCACTCTACAGGCTCGCATGGCGCAACGGGCTCTACCTTGCAAAGATGCTGCTCATAAAGCGCCTCAATTACTACGACCGCATCGTTGAGGCAAACCCAGGGCAGAAAGTATTCCTATCCGGCTGGTGCAACCGAACCAAAGCACTGGCAAAAGCAGCCTGCATAAAAATGTAA
- a CDS encoding phage tail protein, whose translation MSGRVGDIIIRITDTPPPHTLELNGAIISRSTYSKLFAAIGIRHGAGDGSTTFALPDLRGEFIRGWDHGRGVDIGRTLCSIQSDEIMTHSHVIANFSPQGLPATVGSEYYWRNGGVSSYRTSNAGGAETRPRNVAAMFCIVYE comes from the coding sequence ATGAGCGGCAGAGTAGGCGATATCATAATCCGCATTACGGATACGCCGCCCCCGCACACGCTCGAACTCAACGGCGCCATCATCAGCCGCAGTACCTATTCCAAGCTCTTCGCGGCCATCGGTATAAGACACGGCGCCGGCGATGGCAGCACAACCTTCGCGTTGCCGGATTTGCGGGGCGAGTTTATACGCGGGTGGGACCACGGGCGCGGAGTTGATATTGGACGTACACTGTGTAGCATACAGAGCGATGAGATTATGACACACAGCCATGTTATAGCAAACTTCTCCCCTCAAGGCTTACCGGCTACAGTAGGGAGCGAATATTATTGGAGAAACGGCGGTGTGTCGAGTTATAGAACATCGAATGCCGGAGGAGCGGAGACCCGCCCCCGAAACGTCGCGGCGATGTTCTGTATCGTGTACGAATAA
- a CDS encoding phage tail protein has product MPKLRTPDGGEIITIGPGFIGLFAADTAPEGWLPMNGAVISRSTYSKLFAAIGTKYGAGDGSTSFGLPNTEDRFPRFAGNGLIVGQIQEDAIRNIYGDLSFRTLGDSVVVYGKSGAFYDYEDPAVATTGQMSGAHKIQGVGFSANRVVPTAAENRPKAIAFLACIKY; this is encoded by the coding sequence ATGCCAAAACTGAGGACCCCCGACGGGGGGGAAATAATAACTATCGGCCCAGGCTTTATAGGACTGTTTGCGGCAGACACTGCACCGGAGGGCTGGCTTCCCATGAACGGGGCTGTGATATCACGCAGTACCTATTCCAAGCTCTTCGCGGCCATCGGTACGAAATACGGTGCGGGCGATGGCAGCACGTCGTTCGGACTGCCAAACACCGAGGATAGATTCCCGCGGTTCGCAGGCAACGGATTGATAGTTGGACAAATACAGGAGGATGCGATAAGGAATATATATGGTGATCTCAGTTTTCGCACTCTGGGCGATAGTGTTGTTGTATATGGTAAAAGTGGTGCATTTTATGATTACGAAGATCCGGCAGTTGCCACTACGGGACAAATGAGTGGCGCACACAAAATTCAAGGCGTCGGATTTAGTGCCAATCGTGTAGTCCCCACCGCCGCCGAAAATCGCCCCAAAGCCATAGCTTTCCTAGCCTGCATAAAATACTAA
- a CDS encoding putative phage tail protein has product MDIKAFLEMIWGLYPQGLAWNRESGVLNTFNNSCAYELVNVDARKEALLREADPRKTEELISDWEIDYGLPDECTPLAATLEGRRGALLAKIRARGEMTPEWYLRLAQDLGYDVDLEEWRPFVCAASQCGSTDMTGNENVRYVWSFRIFGTNQEYFVTGTSACGDPLGSWRDAAEFICRVNKLRPSHTKVFFFYEEARA; this is encoded by the coding sequence GTGGATATTAAAGCGTTTCTAGAAATGATATGGGGGCTTTATCCGCAGGGGCTTGCTTGGAACAGAGAAAGCGGCGTACTGAACACATTTAATAATTCCTGCGCTTATGAGCTTGTAAATGTGGATGCAAGAAAGGAAGCCCTGCTGCGTGAAGCGGACCCGCGCAAAACGGAAGAGCTCATTTCTGACTGGGAAATAGACTACGGACTGCCTGATGAATGTACTCCGCTTGCGGCAACTCTAGAAGGTAGGCGCGGCGCGCTGCTTGCAAAGATACGCGCGCGAGGCGAAATGACTCCTGAATGGTATCTAAGACTGGCACAGGATCTTGGATATGATGTGGACCTCGAAGAATGGCGTCCTTTTGTCTGCGCTGCATCTCAATGCGGCAGCACTGATATGACAGGCAATGAAAACGTTCGTTATGTTTGGAGCTTCAGAATCTTCGGTACGAATCAAGAATACTTCGTGACTGGCACCAGCGCCTGTGGAGATCCGCTGGGAAGTTGGCGAGATGCCGCAGAGTTTATATGTAGGGTAAATAAATTAAGGCCTTCACACACGAAGGTCTTTTTCTTTTATGAGGAGGCAAGAGCATGA
- a CDS encoding baseplate J/gp47 family protein, with protein MAFNRPTLPELKERIQVDLTSRLELTGGIMRRSVVGVLSTVFAGCAHLMHGHLDWASKQLFVTTAEGYYLEFMHAGVYGILRKPAAASSGIVTFTGSLGSMVPSGSILKRASDGALFETTTDGLTAVGVVSQNTGSVYNCDSGAKLSLISPVSGVKNDAIVSSDGLVGGVDAETDDSLRQRVLQAIQNPAMGGARHDYVRWAMEHPGVTRAWTKDNWLGVGTVGVTFVRDNDISFIPDAGEVTSLQAYIDLKRPVTADVTVFAPIAKNVDFTLTISPYTAAVQADVLDELAAFFVREAEPGRTIYLSRVSEAISSALNEVHHTITAPSADVACTANEIATLGTVTFSGY; from the coding sequence ATGGCGTTTAATAGGCCGACTCTTCCTGAGCTGAAAGAACGCATACAGGTTGACTTAACAAGCCGCTTGGAACTTACAGGCGGTATCATGCGTCGTTCCGTAGTAGGCGTGCTTTCAACGGTGTTTGCTGGCTGTGCTCACCTCATGCATGGACATTTAGACTGGGCAAGCAAACAACTATTTGTTACAACGGCAGAGGGTTATTATCTAGAATTTATGCACGCTGGAGTTTACGGAATTCTTCGAAAACCGGCCGCTGCATCTTCGGGGATAGTCACTTTCACCGGTTCGTTGGGATCGATGGTCCCTTCTGGCAGCATTCTAAAAAGGGCTTCGGATGGCGCGTTGTTTGAGACTACTACAGACGGGCTTACCGCGGTAGGTGTTGTCTCTCAAAATACCGGCAGCGTCTATAACTGTGACAGTGGCGCTAAATTATCGCTTATATCCCCTGTCTCAGGAGTGAAGAACGACGCAATTGTATCCTCGGACGGACTTGTCGGCGGGGTGGATGCCGAAACAGATGATTCGCTTAGACAACGTGTACTCCAAGCTATTCAAAATCCAGCAATGGGCGGCGCAAGACACGATTATGTACGATGGGCCATGGAACATCCCGGTGTTACGCGAGCTTGGACGAAAGACAACTGGCTTGGGGTCGGCACGGTAGGGGTTACGTTTGTGCGCGATAACGATATTAGTTTTATTCCTGACGCTGGCGAGGTAACTTCCCTGCAAGCATATATCGACCTGAAACGACCGGTTACGGCGGATGTAACGGTTTTCGCACCTATTGCTAAAAACGTCGATTTCACTTTGACGATATCACCGTACACCGCGGCGGTACAAGCGGACGTATTAGATGAGCTTGCCGCGTTCTTTGTGCGTGAAGCAGAGCCGGGCAGAACCATTTATTTGTCGCGCGTAAGCGAGGCGATATCCTCCGCGCTCAATGAAGTGCATCATACCATTACAGCGCCATCTGCCGATGTGGCATGTACCGCAAACGAAATAGCAACTCTTGGAACGGTGACTTTTAGTGGATATTAA
- a CDS encoding phage GP46 family protein — protein MLGGDIKITWNESGLCGDLSLDAPLTDISTDAGLETAVIISLFTDRRAAGEELPQNESSGRGWWGDSVTDVQNDKIGSKLWLLFREKQLTSVALRAKEYAEEALKWLIKDKIVKSINVVAEWHDGGLLALYVDITRPDGNNLKQRYNLNWKAQEVLRNGV, from the coding sequence ATGCTTGGCGGAGATATAAAAATAACGTGGAACGAGAGCGGGCTTTGCGGCGACTTATCTTTAGACGCGCCGCTCACCGATATTTCTACAGATGCTGGGTTAGAAACGGCTGTAATAATAAGCCTTTTTACCGATCGGCGTGCTGCTGGAGAAGAGCTGCCACAGAACGAGAGCAGTGGGCGCGGATGGTGGGGTGACAGCGTTACCGATGTGCAAAATGACAAAATAGGAAGTAAGCTTTGGCTGCTATTCCGCGAAAAACAGCTGACCAGTGTTGCGCTTAGAGCAAAGGAGTACGCGGAGGAGGCTCTCAAATGGCTTATCAAAGACAAAATAGTAAAGTCGATAAATGTTGTTGCTGAATGGCATGACGGCGGTTTACTTGCGCTATACGTAGATATTACACGCCCAGACGGCAACAACCTGAAACAAAGATATAACTTGAACTGGAAGGCGCAGGAGGTGCTTCGAAATGGCGTTTAA